In Parabacteroides timonensis, the genomic stretch CACCGAACGCCGACTGTCCGGCTTCCAATCCAACCATTCCGGGCACTACAGAGCCGTCAACCTGTCCGCAAATTCCAGAGATCTGAGAGTCTTTTATCTCATCATAAGGAGAAACCATAACATCACAAGTAGATGTCCCCATCACCCTAACAAATGTTTTTTCTGATATTTCGGCTCCAACAGCTCCCATATGACAGTCGAGAGCCCCTACACCTACCACCACCCGAGTAGACAATCCCAAACGATCAGCCCATTCTTCCGACAAATATCCAGCACAAGTATCACTCGTATAAGTGGAATGATATAGATGTCCGTTGAATAAGTCTAACAAAGGATCTAACGCGGTAAGAAAGTCAAAAGAAGGCAATCCCCCCCCATTTTTCACACCACATCGCTTTATGCCCTGCTGCACAGCGACTACGATAAATCTTTCCCGGAAGAATGTTTCCTGTTAACAAAGCTGGCATCCAATCACAATGCTCAACCCAACTATAAGCAGACTTCCGTATTGCCGGATCAACACGAAGTATATGTAGCATTTTAGCCCACACCCATTCGGCAGAATAAGTACTTCCACTATACGCTGTATAATCTATTTTCCAACGTTTAGCCAATTCATTTATCTCACTAGCTTCCTTTACAGCCGTATGATCTTTCCATAGAACAAACATGGCATTAGGATTGTCTGAAAACTCGGGTAACAAAGATAAAGGAGTTCCGTTCCTATCCAACAGTACGGGAGTAGATCCAGTCGTATCAATAGCTATGCCAACTACATTACAGGCAGTACCTTCCGGACAAATACTCAAAGTTTGCCTGATAGCCAACTCCATACTTTCTATATAGTCCAACGGATGTTGGCGATACTGATTTACAGCAGGATTACAATAGAGTCCTCTCTTCCACCGGGGATAAAACTCAACAGCAGAAGCCAATTCTTCTCCAGTAAATACATCTACCAGTAATGTTCGGCAGGAATCAGTACCAAAATCGATACCTATTACATATTTATTCATAACAACTTATTTTTTCTTATTTGGATTTGTAAATAAATAAAGATGACCATCTTCTGCTCCAACTAATACATCTTTTATCCCATCTTTATTCCAATCCGAAACAGTCGGGCAAGTTGTGTGTCCGGCTAGCTTCTTTTCTCCCAGATCACCTCTGTCGATATAATAGACCTGTCCGTTTTCTTCTTTGACATTTTCCAGAAAAGCAATGTTTTTACTATTTATTATAATATCCAGATCTCCGTCACCATCCCAGTCTACAAAACACAATTTTCTACGTCCAGATCCTCCTGCTTGTTTATCGCTCAATCTTAAAAGTTCTGTCTTATCCGGCTGTATCTGATAGAAAATACGCTTACCAGGTTTCAACCAAAGCTCATTTCCTCTTTTAAACCGCTCATAAAAACATAAATACCCTTCGTGATCCAACATAACCAGATCCATTAATCCATCTTTATTCCAATCGATAGCAAACGCAGAGGTACGCCATTGAGTAACCAAATCCGTAGAACCCGGATTCCACCAGTTCCATATTGGCTTTTGAGGGATATTCCCCCAATCTACCTTCATTTTAAACGGTCCCTGAAGACAGGTTAAATCCCCTGTATTTTTATACCAAAGAATTTCTCCCCAAATAGAATTAATAATTATATCCGGTCGACCATCACAATCCCAGTCGGCTACGGTTGGTACTGTATACCCCCATTTTGCTTCACATGGCCCCTGTATCGAACCATTTTCTCCGGCCATTATCCTTATTTTCTCATTGTTTGCTTTAAAAAAAACCGGAGCAGCCCATACCGGATTTTCGCCACCTGTAAGATTTTCGATAAAAGCTAAATCACCGGCAGAATTTCCGACAATCAAATCTTCGTCTCCATCACCGTCCCAATCTATACTGTATGGTGTTACCAAAGCTCCAAACTTTAAATTATCAGCTTTCTGTTTTAAATAAACCGGAGATTCGAAAACAGGCATACAATCTTTGACTTTTCCTGTATTTTTTATAAATGCAATTCTTCCATCTTCTTCACCTGCCAGAATATCAACATGTCCATCCCCGTCAAAATCAATAGCTACCGGCACAAACATTTCCAATGTTATTTTAATTAATCCTTTATCATTTTCCAAATAACGGCCTTCTGTAAATACCGGTTTTTCACGAGTACCGATATTTTCATACCAAGTTAATTTATCAACAAACTCACCACATATAATATCCTGATCACCGTCACCATCAAAATCGAACATCATCGGACAAGGATATCCGTATGCATCGATCGGTTTGGCACCAGCATTCAACCGTCCTTTATTGACATATTTTCCATTTTGATTTTCCAGTAGATAAACATATCCATGCAACGGACCATTTTTCCAGTTTCCTTCAGCATCAAATGCATTATCCCAACCATAATCACTCCATTCATCGATACCGACCAAAATGTCCCAATCGCCATCATTGTCATAGTCAACATAACTCCATTTATTACTTCGGCTCTTTTTAATATCCATAGCCGGGTTTACATCGACATTTATATCTACAATTTCTGAAAATAGATTATTTATAAAGTCTTTATATTCACCACCCGGCTTCAAGACATGTAGTTTATTTTCTTTATAAGAAGGATAAATAGTATTCATTCCTTCTCCAATCTTCACCGGTTTATCGAATAATGGATCATTCTTTGTTCCGATATTTTTGTAAAAATAGAGTCCTTTATTAGGAGCAGAAGTACAGGAAACCAATATATCTAATAACCCGTCACTGTCATAATCAACAGGAATAGGTATAGGCCACAATCCAACTTCTAAATCGACAATCAAATCAGGATTGTTATATTTTATAATTGAGAAATCTTTAATTTCCCCATACAATGTAATTCCTGTAAACAAGAATATGAAAAGGAAGTTTATGCATTTCATACCACACTATTTTATATTAATCAATTCGCTCTTCTAATAGTTTTCTAAAATCTTTGATTCGATGAAAAGTCAGATAATTTGCATCATGATTGTTATGTGCCCCACCCGTTTCATCATCAAAAGCCGTACGGGAAAGGAAAATAATATCATCTCCTTCAAATAACCACTCCACATATTGAAAACCATGTTTTTTCACCTCCGGATGTTCCAGAACAATTTTGTGAATAGTCCAGTTTCTCAAATCTGTAGAACTACACAGAGCTTGTGTATTACGAATACTTCCTGGATTACTTCCTTTAAACTCTGGTTTAACGTAGTTACTTAACATCCAATACCGCTTCGATTTTTCATCATAACGAATAGTAAACTTTTTACTTCCTCCCGGAAGTTTTACAAATCCTGTTTCCGGATCAAAAGTCGCTTTCTTTCCATCTTTACTGATATTTACTATTGCGGCATATTCCTCATCCTTACCAGGTACATCTACTCTTAGTATATCAAGCATTTCTCCTTTAGGTCCAACAACTGCATTACCTTCCAACCATGCATTAAAAGTACCATCCAAATACGTTGAGTCATACATTAAATAATTAGTTTTACGCCAATTATTCGCGTCCAGCAAGTCTGAATTGACCGATGCAGAGATCATCATTGCACTATATCGTTGCCCCCACTTTGTTGTAGGTGCTGTTGCATATTCTAAAGCTCTCCATATCCGCCCATTATGAATGGCCATAGGCATAGGTGCCGTATGATACTCTCCCGGTAAAATCAATCCGTTTTTTGAATGATAAGGAATTGTCCAGGAATATCCTCCATCATCAGAACGACGGATATTAAAATTTCCATGATGTTTATTCGGTCCCATGATATAAACAATACCATTATGTACAAATAAATTTGACCAGAACTGGCCATCTATAGTTGAAATCTGTCTCCAGCTTTCACCATGATCTTTAGATAAAAAGATGCGAGTCTGCGCAGAACGAAATTCCGACGATTTAGGACCGAACTCATCGTGTGAAGCTAAATAGCTACCATCCGGCAATATACACATCCCCGGTGATCCGATATACTTCCCTGTTTCTTTTGATATATGACTCACAACTACACCCGGAGGATTCTGGGCAAAGCATATACAATTCAAACAAACCAAAAGGGAGATAATAAAATATTTAAGATGTTTCATATATAATATTTTTATGGTTTAGAAAAAAGAGCAGTCTTCACCAGCTTGTTAAACTGCTCTTTATTACACATTGATCTATTTCAGCCATTCAGAATGCTGAACCAAATTCTTAGCCTTATCAATTGCAGACTGAGGAATCGGCCATACATAATGTTTGTTAGGATTAAATACTCTTGTCTCAATAATCTTAAGAGGGAGAACTCCAGGTATTTCATAGCTTACAATTTCTTTATTCAATACCTTCTCTGCAATTCTCCAACGCAAAATATCATAATAACGTAAGCCCTCTCCCGCTAATTCAACACGACGTTCATTCCTGATAAAATCTCTCAATTTTTCTTTCGTATTATATCTGTTTCTATCCACAACCGGCATACCTGCTCTTTTCCGGATTTGATCCAATGCATCATAAATTGAGGTGTCAGGTCCGGAAGCCTCATTTTTAGCTTCTGCATACATTAATAAAACATCTGCATAACGGAATATAATCCAATTTACCCACATAGAACGTTGTTGAGTATACATATCGCCTATATATTTTCTAAAATAGACATAAGTTTTTGCAGCAAGTCCGTCATGTTGGTTATTAATCGGATCATAGGTTACACCTGCAAACGTTTCAAAGGGGAGAATAAAGTTCATTTTAAAACGAGGATCTCTATTTTCCCAGGGGTTCTGAGAATCGAACAAGGGAGATTCCGTTATTGGCAAACCATCAGAACATTCATAAGAATTTACCAGATCCGGTAACGGCATAGATAAACTG encodes the following:
- a CDS encoding FG-GAP repeat domain-containing protein, encoding MKCINFLFIFLFTGITLYGEIKDFSIIKYNNPDLIVDLEVGLWPIPIPVDYDSDGLLDILVSCTSAPNKGLYFYKNIGTKNDPLFDKPVKIGEGMNTIYPSYKENKLHVLKPGGEYKDFINNLFSEIVDINVDVNPAMDIKKSRSNKWSYVDYDNDGDWDILVGIDEWSDYGWDNAFDAEGNWKNGPLHGYVYLLENQNGKYVNKGRLNAGAKPIDAYGYPCPMMFDFDGDGDQDIICGEFVDKLTWYENIGTREKPVFTEGRYLENDKGLIKITLEMFVPVAIDFDGDGHVDILAGEEDGRIAFIKNTGKVKDCMPVFESPVYLKQKADNLKFGALVTPYSIDWDGDGDEDLIVGNSAGDLAFIENLTGGENPVWAAPVFFKANNEKIRIMAGENGSIQGPCEAKWGYTVPTVADWDCDGRPDIIINSIWGEILWYKNTGDLTCLQGPFKMKVDWGNIPQKPIWNWWNPGSTDLVTQWRTSAFAIDWNKDGLMDLVMLDHEGYLCFYERFKRGNELWLKPGKRIFYQIQPDKTELLRLSDKQAGGSGRRKLCFVDWDGDGDLDIIINSKNIAFLENVKEENGQVYYIDRGDLGEKKLAGHTTCPTVSDWNKDGIKDVLVGAEDGHLYLFTNPNKKK
- a CDS encoding glycoside hydrolase family protein, whose translation is MKHLKYFIISLLVCLNCICFAQNPPGVVVSHISKETGKYIGSPGMCILPDGSYLASHDEFGPKSSEFRSAQTRIFLSKDHGESWRQISTIDGQFWSNLFVHNGIVYIMGPNKHHGNFNIRRSDDGGYSWTIPYHSKNGLILPGEYHTAPMPMAIHNGRIWRALEYATAPTTKWGQRYSAMMISASVNSDLLDANNWRKTNYLMYDSTYLDGTFNAWLEGNAVVGPKGEMLDILRVDVPGKDEEYAAIVNISKDGKKATFDPETGFVKLPGGSKKFTIRYDEKSKRYWMLSNYVKPEFKGSNPGSIRNTQALCSSTDLRNWTIHKIVLEHPEVKKHGFQYVEWLFEGDDIIFLSRTAFDDETGGAHNNHDANYLTFHRIKDFRKLLEERID